A portion of the Vespula vulgaris chromosome 14, iyVesVulg1.1, whole genome shotgun sequence genome contains these proteins:
- the LOC127069121 gene encoding uncharacterized protein LOC127069121 isoform X3, producing MKPNERGMTLPISSYEKLLDQVRELTHETRLLQRDLHSALYNANIPADVNHNFNYERRDCKKGRILTDNIIRKDEKRRRTEDGHGSLVECNNLRLRPRFLSNLESVDYFRSSDLTSRLLAQRSYEHDRLISQEDVEVVASKKTWGLLPEENQEGSGGGGGVGGGGGGGGGGGVVRVGERGGLVGDPHHSYERFEVEDCVGSSGLGSSSSSSSSSNNLASGRYNQQSVRRPIRIFERGSTALVYPVVVAAHEPETSCSRRPAASAVPAVPVVAAPTTTTTTTITAATTATTAAAAVRSVAAAKNLLIDATDADLRGSTYLSSSFIKDTKKEDAMEPEIKEEDERRSSASSPEFYVRRNKCYNEDGSSEEENKPGSSLQGHGLPSSYSGTWPIRRDIWATQQMGFSNQQSASSSTHNDMASVMSFSSNSGTMLGTSTEMQGHRRLGAKVDVVYNLLSMLGSSEGREDMSATLLSMSTSIDSCLVMRQSGCLPLLVQLIHAPGQDPETRERASRALHNVVHAKSDERAGRREARVLRFLEQLRDYCQSLRTSLESGQAPDLEKHPGPTIAALMKLSFDEAHRHAMCQLGGLHAVAELIEMDHLAHGSECDDQNCITLRRYAGMALTNLTFGDGNNKALLCSFREFMKALVSQLRSPSDDLRQVTASVLRNLSWRADSSSKQTLREVGAVTGLMKAAMEGRKESTLKSILSALWNLSAHCSTNKVDICAVDGALAFLVDMLSYNAPSKTLAIVENAGGILRNVSCHVAVREDYRAIVRERGCLQVLLQQLRSPSLTVVSNACGALWNLSARCPQDQRLLWSLGAVPMLRSLVHSKHKMISMGSSAALKNLLSARPGCSNLVQLDSTARGLGLPTLPSLAARRQRALEQEIDQNLAETCDNIEPSTSPTNKDDKFTFKVDHSFLAVNTRGLRSYQLYNQSSTSGTKCNGVSRSESRESMRSVTSTHSDTIFERVHRHVLNGMSPTESQGKQSLSLHAATGFDNGIQMDNPKATSSEKKYTLRYKNAIPENLRPTDIGFGNVSELRSTTSTISWSSVPDQEAVCSQTLLHSSVEDNASLLNQSISSTSKFNSQSSVSEETEVTVCKNSEYRSDVPKSKSEISSQLSYVPDNFSSNQCDDYDRMYTDNSLLHQCDPLNSIQSAISPTLSHNSEESLFRNYAETDLDQPTDYSIRYAEQTVEDDEKQHAAYFVTTEQGLIQEDTIKMYCTEGTPRGISLNSSRAASSSDLQEDSKVKSLSRKLLEPNKLNDIEHNEKASSSLVDIEKVDLRFTNQDKKQDFDATSKFIEKQWQESVPDKHEIPINQSIAFDTESKSSKELFPNKATSYVGNIDQASDVDEDDEDLLAACINIGMQNNRHRHSFIGNSFEKLPRAESNLMRYQTSIALDQVESNDSIGSATDTFNLIQPEPTGKALPTNTLREHSSALSDTTKSFNDDLSITKEDQTELEELSDKEKSMLSQNTQKHSSNSNVSEVSVTDHDNFSVRTIPSTIDITLSSKDTSTSNIDYSLQERLESSTKERFKTCKNVVCLDKRLKTGESTKWNETLLNETEVLENICEIRMKSTDSESSNSIDSVEQSEHALLELCIQSGLPNTTESITGKRSGMINKQQKLNDESCARLKTSFKDELNDDARDDVDGKGTYVVDKTTTKRVEEDVYRRQRDPDAMIASLDRLTATLVQQTEAIRERDSNTMKQSILSDTWNEDSPNEVSFPSISISAPMIPSFKSDVPDGQTTTMSDTAEDDEDEHANMTDSKIIQQEAIKLAEAVDAEVNKQNEMETTSMTSIDLDAIKPPSSMGSLLSLTASYAGPMDNTESYVNRDRCYSTSLPPVQTKNQSPVDARNCRKKSLPLGVVAKRALNQGQSHTGSLENLLNDCVHSHLENVKPPSVMDELFDVGDMENSMLSVASITSEVADNKDHDSHSLSGSDPVFDLLKPVANVLSITCMRYAEGMQSSGNNSLSEYLENINPPSLFNEVNEMDRSTMEGNTDTLCNDTLCMDTELRTEEVPATLVEAIDEGENDTDEGVTTISSEYCVSSSAESTPKKRSNKNHLTPKQKRNLAKERYKTYTIAAEFVKKEEERRKQEGKPGETPNKITTQGKCSPFSKLTPKQRRQEDRARFQTQVLENPFPIINAIVSNKEEIDQTCCRQKDDAEVGDPANAAKSSIPTLTKLPMPRALRKKRAENQENKERYRTRTLNDSECMQRADDCDVEPTTNNLEKEGNADNVHNIALEEINNMLEHNATIVLNTLNESSKTHAISLGEDVLLDQETLSLVSNESGSEQSLRLCFVNGVSKRLMDTYTHQGDVSQRFQQNAQEEKDKSDVEHAPEENDPIESGSDNGSNCTEEQCQVIKRPRIIKPGMGSSRDVSADSNATDKSEPGSPKAIRGRRKALYSNPITRKPTPQSSPLKHPTPISAIPIGRSNTSPIVRTTRATTLRQSNSPGVTATTTKEPSKTNASPKISSAIASYENKIKNANAASKRTSVPNKGSSLTFTRSNKRHSTPACSSSSQNESKVEVPTKQLERQGTFTKDEPEVENAPTVFSPASPIKTKIAKPIKGTSKIHPAVGKSKISVRAHQTYQTKGVKANGVEKPLVSKVVPTLGIPKSNIKVTGTSKAVVTNNQNAPQNDNGKVFRKIGPLGQRSNSNSSIISDTSSGVQNRRLAKEATSKIASLWKKVEENKSKQLSDKSDGRKWITPGSVTGEIDGQIISSKPPAFRLFRSSTFEGVPQDDSHKVSMQKSRSKQPSITNVQANGVKYRNSCDLSGMNANEAPCKIPVKSSNNPTTSRKDNVVQGDNTVILRRQQGNDAGIEIDSAKRMSRLGSFITVDPPNSDIAQIPVMSGNGRTPASAIVPPFNYNPKADIPSHIVKARSDDAEGKFEVTDSHQTEIVTASSRVTTV from the exons GAGGACGTGGAGGTGGTAGCATCTAAGAAAACTTGGGGTTTGTTACCGGAGGAAAATCAAGAAGGaagtggaggaggtggaggtgtaggaggaggtggaggaggaggaggaggaggaggagtggTAAGAGTAGGAGAAAGAGGTGGATTGGTAGGGGATCCTCATCACTCGTACGAAAGATTCGAAGTGGAAGACTGCGTTGGTAGTAGCGGTTTAggtagcagcagtagtagcagcagtagtagcaacAATTTGGCTAGCGGCAGATATAATCAGCAAAGTGTTAGGCGCCCCATTCGTATTTTTGAACGTGGTAGTACGGCCCTGGTTTACCCCGTGGTCGTCGCGGCGCACGAGCCAGAGACAAGCTGTTCGAGACGTCCAGCCGCTTCAGCGGTGCCGGCAGTGCCGGTGGTGGCGGCACCCACGacgaccaccaccaccaccatcacggCTGCCACGACGGCTACAACAGCGGCAGCGGCCGTACGATCAGTAGCCGCTGCCAAGAACTTGCTCATTGATGCTACTGATGCTGATCTACGTGGATCTACTTACCTATCATCCAGTTTTATCAAGGATACTAAGAAAGAGGATGCCATGGAACCTGAGatcaaagaagaagatgaacgGAGATCGTCCGCCTCCAGTCCTGAg TTTTATGTGAGGAGAAACAAATGTTACAACGAGGATGGCAGCAGCGAGGAAGAAAACAAGCCAGGTAGTTCCTTGCAAGGTCATGGATTACCCTCATCCTACAGTGGAACTTGGCCCATCAGAAGAGATATATGGGCGACCCAACAAATGGGATTTTCCAATCAACAAAGTGCATCGAGCTCTACCCATAAC GACATGGCAAGTGTTATGAGTTTCTCTTCGAATTCTGGTACAATGCTTGGTACTTCGACGGAAATGCAAGGTCATCGTAGATTAGGGGCTAAAGTTGACGtcgtatataatttgttaagCATGCTAGGAAGTTCCGAAGGTCGAGAGGACATGAGCGCGACTTTATTATCCATGAGCACTTCTATCGACAGTTGTCTCGTCATGAGACAATCAGGTTGTCTACCTTTGCTCGTTCAATTGATTCATGCTCCTGGACAAGATccagaaacgagagaaagggcGTCCCGTGCATTGCACAATGTGGTACACGCCAAGAGCGATGAGAGAGCTGGACGTCGAGAGGCCCGAGTTCTCAGGTTTCTCGAACAATTACGAGATTATTGTCAATCGTTGAGAACGTCGTTGGAATCGGGACAGGCACCGGATCTTGAGAAACATCCAGGACCAACGATAGCGGCCCTTATGAAATTATCTTTCGACGAAGCACATCGTCATGCGATGTGTCAACTCGGTGGTCTCCACGCTGTTGCCGAATTAATAGAGATGGATCACCTTGCCCACGGCAGCGAATGCGACGATCAAAATTGTATAACTTTGAGAAGATACGCGGGCATGGCACTGACGAATTTGACCTTCGGAGACGGCAATAACAAGGCTCTTTTATGTTCCTTTCGAGAATTCATGAAAGCGTTGGTCTCGCAATTACGAAGTCCCAGCGACGATCTCAGACAAGTAACTGCGAGCGTATTGAGAAATTTGTCATGGCGTGCCGATAGCAGCAGCAAACAAACGTTGAGAGAAGTCGGCGCTGTTACGGGATTGATGAAAGCCGCGATGGAGGGTAGAAAAGAGTCCACCttgaaatcgatattatcggCACTTTGGAATCTATCTGCTCATTGTAGCACGAACAAAGTGGACATATGCGCCGTTGACGGAGCACTCGCTTTTCTCGTTGATATGCTGAGTTACAATGCCCCGTCGAAAACTTTGGCCATTGTTGAAAACGCCGGTGGTATATTGAGAAACGTTTCCTGTCACGTCGCTGTTAGAGAAGATTACAGAGCTATCGTGCGAGAAAGGGGTTGCTTGCAAGTGCTTCTGCAACAATTACGATCGCCCAGTCTGACCGTCGTCAGTAATGCGTGCGGAGCCCTTTGGAATCTCTCGGCTAGGTGTCCACAGGACCAACGTCTCCTTTGGTCCCTGGGCGCGGTACCCATGTTACGTAGTCTCGTACATTCGAAGCACAAAATGATATCGATGGGTTCCAGTGCcgctttaaaaaatttactcaGTGCCAGGCCTGGATGTAGCAATCTCGTCCAGTTGGATTCAACCGCGCGTGGACTCGGATTACCAACTTTACCTTCTCTCGCGGCCCGAAGACAACGAGCTCTAGAACAAGAGATCGATCAGAATCTAGCCGAAACTTGCGACAACATAGAACCCAGTACTTCGCCAACGAACAAGGACGATAAATTCACGTTCAAGGTCGATCACAGTTTCCTCGCCGTTAATACCCGTGGATTACGTTCTTATCAATTGTACAACCAATCGAGTACATCCGGGACTAAATGCAACGGAGTTTCTAGAAGCGAAAGTAGAGAATCCATGAGGTCGGTGACCAGTACGCATTCGGATACGATATTCGAGAGGGTTCATCGACACGTCCTAAACGGGATGTCACCGACCGAGTCGCAAGGTAAACAGTCCTTGTCGTTACACGCTGCGACAGGATTCGATAATGGAATACAAATGGATAATCCGAAGGCTACTTCGTCCGAAAAGAAATACACGTTGCGCTACAAAAATGCTATACCAGAAAATCTCAGACCTACCGATATCGGATTCGGTAATGTCAGCGAATTACGTTCGACCACTTCTACCATATCGTGGTCGTCGGTGCCCGATCAAGAAGCCGTTTGCTCGCAAACCCTATTGCATTCCTCCGTCGAAGACAATGCGTCGTTACTCAATCAGAGCATCTCGTCTACTTCTAAATTTAACAGCCAATCTAGCGTCTCGGAAGAAACAGAAGTAACTGTTTGCAAGAATTCCGAATACCGATCGGACGTTCCCAAATCTAAATCGGAAATCTCTTCGCAACTATCCTACGTACCTGACAATTTTTCGAGCAATCAGTGCGACGATTACGATCGCATGTACACGGATAACTCGTTGTTACATCAATGCGATCCTCTGAATTCCATTCAGAGTGCGATCTCACCGACGTTGAGTCATAATTCCGAAGAATCTCTGTTTCGAAATTATGCCGAAACAGATCTCGATCAACCGACGGATTACAGTATACGATACGCCGAACAAACCGTAGAGGACGACGAGAAACAACATGCCGCTTATTTCGTGACCACGGAACAAGGTCTTATTCAAGAGGACACGATTAAGATGTATTGTACGGAAGGTACACCGCGTGGGATTTCATTGAATTCGTCGCGAGCTGCTTCCTCTTCGGACCTGCAGGAAGATAGTAAAGTGAAAAGTTTATCGAGGAAATTGTTAGAACCTAACAAATTAAACGATATCGAGCACAACGAGAAAGCTTCGTCGTCTTTGGTGGATATCGAGAAAGTCGATTTACGTTTTACGAATCAAGATAAGAAACAAGACTTCGATGCTACCAGTAAATTTATAGAGAAACAATGGCAGGAATCAGTACCAG ataagCACGAGATACCAATTAATCAAAGCATCGCATTCGATACCGAATCCAAATCCTCGAAAGAGTTATTTCCGAACAAAGCTACTTCTTACGTGGGAAACATTGATCAAGCTAGCGACGtggacgaagacgacgaagatttACTTGCTGCTTGTATCAACATTGGAATGCAAAACAATAG ACATAGGCATTCCTTCATAGGAAATAGTTTCGAGAAACTCCCAAGAGCAGAGAGTAATTTAATGAGATATCAAACCAGTATTGCTTTGGATCAAGTAGAATCCAATGATTCTATTGGTTCTGCTACTGATACTTTCAATCTAATACAACCAGAACCTACTGGAAAAGCACTGCCTACAAATACTTTGAGAGAGCATTCGTCGGCTTTGTCGGATACGACGAAATCGTTCAACGACGATTTATCGATAACCAAAGAAGACCAAACGGAATTGGAG GAATTAAGCGACAAAGAAAAGTCGATGCTTTCTCAAAATACGCAGAAACATTCATCGAACAGTAACGTTAGTGAAGTTAGTGTAACGGATCACGATAATTTCTCTGTTCGTACTATACCATCGACGATAGATATAACTCTTAGCAGTAAGGACACAAGCACGTCAAATATCGACTACTCTTTGCAAGAGAGATTAGAGTCTTCGACGAAGGAGCGCTTTAAAACATGTAAGAACGTTGTTTGCCTTGACAAACGTCTTAAAACGGGAGAATCCACGAAGTGGAATGAGACGTTGTTAAACGAGACGGAAGTTTTGGAAAATATATGCGAGATAAGGATGAAGAGTACTGATTCTGAAAGCAGTAACTCCATCGATTCCGTAGAGCAATCGGAGCATGCACTGTTAGAGCTGTGCATACAGTCTGGACTTCCTAACACAACTGAAAGTATTACGGGAAAGCGTAGTGGCATGATCAACAAACAGCAGAAATTGAACGACGAGTCTTGCGCTCGTTTAAAAACTTCCTTCAAAGACGAGCTTAACGACGACGCGAGGGACGACGTTGACGGGAAGGGGACGTACGTCGTTGACAAAACGACGACCAAACGAGTGGAAGAGGACGTTTATAGGCGTCAACGAGATCCCGACGCCATGATCGCGTCGTTGGATCGGCTTACAGCTACCTTGGTGCAACAGACCGAAgcaataagagaaagagattcaaATACGATGAAGCAAAGTATATTAAGCGATACGTGGAACGAGGATTCCCCTAACGAAGTTTCATTTCCGAGTATCAGCATCAGTGCTCCTATGATCCCTTCGTTCAAAAGCGACGTTCCAGATGGTCAAACCACGACCATGTCGGATACCGCGGAAGACGATGAGGACGAGCACGCGAACATGACGGattcgaaaattattcaacAGGAAGCGATCAAATTGGCAGAAGCTGTTGATGCCGAGGTGaacaaacaaaacgaaatGGAAACAACGAGTATGACGTCCATCGATCTCGACGCTATCAAGCCACCATCTTCGATGGGAAGTTTGTTGTCACTGACCGCAAGTTACGCCGGACCTATGGACAATACGGAAAGTTACGTCAACAGGGACAGATGTTATTCGACGTCTCTTCCGCCTGTTCAAACTAAGAATCAGTCGCCCGTCGACGCGCGAAATTGTCGCAAGAAATCATTGCCTCTTGGTGTCGTGGCTAAAAGAGCATTGAATCAGGGACAAAGTCATACGGGTAGCTTAGAAAATCTATTAAACGATTGCGTACACTCCCATTTGGAAAATGTTAAGCCACCTTCTGTAATGGACGAATTGTTCGACGTTGGAGATATGGAGAACAGTATGTTGAGCGTAGCGAGTATTACCTCGGAAGTAGCGGATAACAAGGATCATGATTCGCATTCTTTGTCGGGAAGCGATCCGGTATTTGACTTACTCAAGCCCGTGGCAAACGTATTGTCCATCACGTGTATGCGATATGCCGAAGGTATGCAATCGAGTGGCAACAACAGTCTCAGCGAGTATTTAGAAAACATCAATCCTCCGTCTCTCTTCAACGAAGTCAACGAAatggatcgatcgacgatGGAAGGAAACACGGATACCCTTTGCAACGACACCCTGTGCATGGACACGGAATTGCGCACGGAAGAGGTGCCAGCTACTTTGGTAGAAGCCATCGACGAAGGTGAGAACGATACCGACGAAGGAGTTACCACCATTTCCTCGGAATATTGCGTGAGCAGTTCGGCCGAGTCGACTCCGAAGAAGAGATCGAACAAAAATCATTTAACTCCcaaacaaaagagaaatctAGCGAAGGAGAGATACAAAACGTATACGATCGCCGCTGAATTcgtaaagaaggaagaggagagacgCAAACAGGAGGGCAAGCCAGGAGAGACACCGAACAAAATAACCACCCAGGGCAAGTGTTCTCCTTTTTCCAAATTAACACCCAAGCAGCGGAGACAAGAGGATAGGGCACGCTTTCAAACCCAAGTACTCGAAAATCCCTTTCCCATTATCAATGCCATTGTAAGCAACAAAGAAGAGATTGATCAGACGTGTTGTCGACAAAAGGACGACGCAGAAGTTGGAGACCCAGCGAACGCTGCTAAATCTTCCATTCCTACGCTTACCAAATTACCGATGCCTAGAGCATTAAGAAAGAAGCGCGCCGAAAATCAAGAGAACAAGGAAAGATATCGCACAAGAACGTTAAATGATTCCGAGTGTATGCAAAGGGCCGACGACTGCGATGTCGAGCCAACGACTAACAATTTGGAGAAGGAAGGCAACGCTGACAACGTCCACAACATCGCCTTggaagaaattaataacatGTTGGAGCACAATGCTACTATCGTATTAAACACCTTGAACGAGTCTAGCAAAACCCATGCCATCTCTCTCGGAGAAGACGTTTTATTGGATCAAGAAACTCTAAGTCTGGTCTCGAACGAATCCGGATCGGAACAAAGTCTAAGATTATGTTTCGTCAATGGAGTTTCGAAGAGATTGATGGACACGTATACTCATCAAGGAGACGTTTCGCAAAGATTTCAGCAGAATGCACAAGAGGAAAAGGATAAATCCGACGTGGAACATGCACCGGAAGAAAATGATCCTATAGAATCAGGTAGCGATAACGGATCTAATTGCACGGAGGAACAATGTCAGGTAATTAAGCGTCCGCGTATAATTAAGCCAGGAATGGGTAGTAGTAGAGACGTTAGCGCGGATTCGAACGCGACGGACAAGTCGGAACCAGGAAGTCCGAAAGCTATTCgcggaagaagaaaagccTTGTATTCTAATCCAATTACGCGTAAACCGACTCCACAGTCGTCTCCGTTGAAACATCCAACTCCCATTAGTGCTATTCCCATCGGACGTAGTAACACTTCTCCTATTGTTAGAACCACCAGGGCCACTACTCTCAGGCAAAGTAATAGTCCAGGTGTAACTGCTACCACAACGAAAGAACCTTCGAAGACAAACGCCAGTCCAAAGATATCCTCCGCCATTGCCagttacgaaaataaaataaaaaatgcaaatgCTGCGAGCAAAAGGACGTCGGTCCCGAACAAGGGATCTTCGTTGACATTCACGAGATCCAACAAACGTCATAGTACGCCTGCATGCTCGTCGAGTAGCCAAAACGAATCCAAAGTTGAAGTACCAACGAAGCAATTGGAACGTCAGGGAACATTCACCAAGGACGAGCCAGAAGTGGAAAATGCGCCGACGGTATTTTCACCGGCTTCGccgataaaaacgaaaattgcCAAGCCGATAAAAGGAACGTCGAAGATTCACCCAGCCGTTGGGAAATCAAAAATTTCTGTGAGAGCTCATCAAACGTATCAGACGAAGGGTGTAAAGGCAAATGGCGTAGAAAAGCCATTGGTATCGAAGGTCGTGCCAACATTAGGTATTCCCAAGAGCAATATCAAGGTAACAGGCACGAGTAAGGCTGTTGTAACCAATAATCAGAACGCACCGCAAAACGATAATGGAAAAGTCTTTCGAAAAATAGGACCTTTGGGTCAGAGATCTAACAGCAATTCTAGCATCATATCCGACACGTCGAGCGGCGTACAAAATCGCAGATTGGCGAAGGAAGCGACGAGTAAAATCGCTAGTCTGTGGAAGAAGGTAGAAGAGAACAAAAGTAAACAATTGTCCGATAAGTCGGACGGGAGAAAGTGGATTACGCCTGGTAGCGTTACGGGAGAGATAGACGGGCAAATTATTTCGAGCAAACCACCCGCGTTTAGATTGTTCCGTAGTTCTACGTTCGAAGGAGTTCCTCAAGATGACAGTCATAAGGTGTCCATGCAAAAGTCCAGGTCTAAACAGCCCTCGATAACAAACGTTCAAGCCAATGGAGTCAAGTATAGAAATTCTTGCGACTTGAGCGGTATGAACGCAAACGAGGCACCCTGTAAGATCCCTGTTAAATCGTCCAACAATCCTACCACGTCAAGGAAAGACAACGTCGTGCAAGGTGATAACACCGTTATTTTACGTCGTCAACAGGGAAACGACGCTGGCATTGAAATCGACAGTGCAAAGCGTATGTCGCGACTTGGCTCTTTTATAACGGTAGATCCACCTAATTCGGACATAGCACAAATACCAGTCATGTCCGGCAATGGACGTACACCGGCATCAGCCATCGTACCACCCTTTAATTACAACCCTAAAGCAGACATTCCTTCGCACATAGTTAAGGCTAGATCGGACGATGCTGAAGGAAAATTTGAAGTAACTGATAGTCATCAAACGGAAATAGTCACGGCCTCTTCGAGAGTAACGACGGTATAG